The segment atttaggggggggggggggggggggggggtattaattCTATGTAACAAAGACATACCATGCAtagaataaatataaaaatcatgATTAGATGAAAAACCTTGAAAATAACTAGGGATAAAGATGTGTTAAGTgtattttttaataattatgAAATTACAAAGTACTATTAGAATTATATTATTAGATTTTGTGGTTAAACAAGAGAATTTGTCTTTTTTAGGCTATGCTACAAGTGGCCAGAAATCTATTCACTCATTTAGGTGAGTTTACTGTGAGACACAGTGAGGAACTAGCTAGCTTTAATTATCTGGCATATTTTCTGGAAAAGTATAAAGAACAAGTTTCAATCCCAAATAAAGTGAAAGGGCAAAGCAAGCACAAAAATAGCAATGGTTCTGCAAAAGCATGTAAATCATTACCATTAGCAGATCATAGAAAAAttcatgtaaatacatgtaaaagttcATTAAACCCAATGTCGGGATCTTTGACATATTTTGCAAGCCAGTTCATAACTGCTCCGAGAGAAATTGTAGGCTCTCCAAATTCTGAGCGTTCTCTCTCAGTTTCCTAtcaaaaatcaaatgcaaaaagAAGATACTTCAGTTCTGTTTATACTGAAAAGGAAGATTTTGACCTTTGTGCTAGAAATGAAGAATTTTCCCAGAGTTTGAAGAACAGAATGGAAAACTCACAATTACATTCAGATTGTATTGACTCTGGTGAAAAAGAAATATCTGAAAATGAGAAAAACCACTATGAAGACAACGGTGAGGTCATCCAATCAGATTTCAGAGGAAGTTTGAATGGTGTGTGCAATTCTTCAAGTTTTACAAAAACAGGAAGAACTGCAAAATGTAAAAAGGGAAGCAATGAAAATGATTCCTTCATTGATAACGAATTCATACAGCCTAAGGTGGACTTCTCCATTATTCCATTACAACAGGAATTGACCTTTAAAGATCCTGAATTATTTGAGCAGAGAAAGAAAAACGATCAAAAAGAAGGAAGAAATGAAGTAGAGATAATGGACAGGATTCAAGAACCAGTGAAAAAACTATCACCAAAAACTGATTACATTGCCGCTGGGAATGATTCATTGTTGAATACCGTTAAACATACCTCAACTGTTTCTGCCTCAAATGCTATGAGTGAAAGCAAAACATTTACAGCTGAGGGTGAACAATGTAGGGTTTGTGTGgaaattgatgattttaaaacttgtgGTGAATTGCAGCCAAATGAAGAGGCACAACTTGCAACTTCTGGTAGCAGATCTGAAATGGATGAATCTTTCACTGAAGAGAGTTTGTTGGTCAAATCTAGTTGTAAATCAGGCAATACTGGGTCTGGTTTGTCCTCTGCATTTCAGTCAGAAGTTCTCAAGTTGGAAAACAAATTTGAGAGACATGAAATAAGCATCTCTGACCAAGTTTCATATAAAGAAGCTGTTACTAAATTAGGTGGTGACAGTGAATGCAGTGACTCGTGTCTGCCAGCTGTGTCACGGTTGCACATTGCTGTGACAAAAGATGATGACTTTAAAGAAGGCAATGAAATGAGACAAAGTGGAAGTACAGATAAAGGCAGTATATTCATGAATACCACTACACTTAATGTTCCACCAGAAGAAATGTCTCAAAAATCTTTTCATACTGCAGAAGATGATGCCATGGATAATACATCTGTGGGTTCACAAGGCGATTTGGAACAAGAGTTTGACATGGATGAGAAGGATGAAAAATCAGAGGTGTTTTATGATACCCTTACTGATAGAAGTATTTTCAGCAGTAGTTCAGAACAGGGAATGTGCAGAAGTATAAAGGAGTCAACTCTTGAGTTAAAATGGAGAGAGGTAAAGCTCTCGCACAGTGAACCAGCCATATCCAATGTGAAAAATGCCTTGACAGACTCGCAGTCACAATTTAAAGACAGCAAACATTGTTTAAATTATGCCTTCATTGAAGATGTGGAGCCCTTCATAGATCCACTCATAATTTCCTCCAACAATCAGGATTCTGTTGTCAGGGATGTTGGTTTAATATGTTCCAGATCTTCAATTCCAGGAACGGATATAAAGATTATTGTAGAGGATACTACTTCTTGTGAGACAAACAGCTTTTCACATCAAAGAGTGCCAAATATTTCAACCTACTCCTCAGCTGATAAGTGCTCTGAGAGGAGTTCAGGTTGTAGCTCAGACAAGCATGACAAAGATTTGGAGTATATCAAACACCTACAGCCTCCTGCCACAGATGTTTGCATTATTACCAAGTGTAGGCCCATTCTTTTATTACGTCAGACTTTATGTAGAGTTCAGTTGAACCATTTTCAGCGTTTTGTTGAACCATTTTCTAATTTTCCCATTAAACTATTAATTAATTGTAGCAAATGTTTTTGAATTCCTATTTCATTAGTTAACATTCTAAGTTGCTGTTACATTGTCAGAAAGTAAGTAATGTTCTTCATTTCTGGTAGTTGCCATCAAttctattgattgaatatttaaatttaatttaCTTTGTCCTTGTTGCTTTTTGATTCACTATATCACAATTACGTAACTCTCGGGGACTCTTTCATATTGAAGGTAAAAATTTCATCAGGAgaaaattgtttatatcattgAGCTTGTGTATGATTCAATATTTGTGACTAAAagtataaagatatatttgcattttatcCGAGTCTCCAGCAGAGGCTCCTGaatattatatttgtatttgCATTATTGAGAGATTGTACTtcagaaaacaaatcaaaattaaacatGACTATTTCTACATGCTGCATTTGTTCCTAGTATGAATAAGTGATGTTGTCCTCAACTATCACTTTTTTCATACTTCAAATACTAATGAGTTCCTATAAGTTACGTAATCATGatatggaaatacatgtatactgaaaaTTCTAATGATGAagcaatttaaaacaaaaacaccccCAAAAAAACTCGAGACTTAATCATAGATGTGGTTTGGATCTAATTTTATAGGCCCCAAATACAAgactttcaatattttaaagttcactTTATTTCGATTAAGGATgtatacattttcattttaatggACTTGTTGACAGTCTGAAGATAATGACATGAATGTTAGATTTGTTATAGTGATGAAAAAGTACACACATGTATTTTGCATCATTTGTCATTCTGTAAATAAAGAGAATATTATGAACAAGATTTATTTCATTACTTCATGTATTGTTCAAAGATAAGTCtttgtgaaaaatattattCCTGTTCACTATGTTGTttgtgttttttaaatgaaaaaaaatccacaggATGCTGCGAGTCAAAAAATGACAGCAGACAATAAAAACTtaatttctttgtttaaaattactctaaatttgtggtaaatatattcatgattttttcacataagaaataaagttggaaaaatttgcattttttaaaatctaaagaATTTCACTTGAATTTTCACCATTTTGCAGGGCCAAATTAGGCTCAAACCATAACTAATGCTTCATCATTAAGAAACCAGTATgttattttaactatatatttctCAATGAAATGCAGACCCTTTAATTTGACATAAAAACATCTCTTTATGAGAAGAAACAagttgaatttcaaaataagaaTAGATGGAAgaaatttctattttatttgtattatgGGGGATAAGTAAACAATGAAAGCATGTCATTGAGTTGATTTCTGCATAATCAGCTTCCCCGATAATGCAAACTTACTCTGAGCCTTTGTTGTCTCTTTAATACAAACAACCTAGACATTTATTCCTCAAGTAATTCTAAGAATTTTAATATCATAAATCATTTTCATGTTCttcacattacatgtattacatggaTTAAATACTTGTGTATCACAGATTAATTTTTTCATTGACAGATGATCTGACCAAACTTCTTAGAGAAATTATGCAAGAGGCAAGGAATCTTACGCAGGCTGAAAGGTATAGCAAGTTTGTTGAGAAATATTGAGGATgtacatattatgtattttgATAAGGAGAATGAATTAAAGATTAATATCAAGAAATTTGAATGACTAAAAATaagttttcattttctgatTATTACAGATGTTCTGTATTTTTGATTGACAAAGAGACAAAAGAACTTGTGGCAGAGGTGTTTGATGGGATATCTACCAACAGCAAAGAGGTCTGTACCAAAGTGTATATGAGTGTTTCTGTGTAAAGTTAATGTTGTCAGTGCAATATACAATTACCAGTACATTGATTTTGTAGGAGCATAATGAAATCAGAATGCCTATAACTCAGGGAATAGCAGGACATGTTGCTACTACAGGTACCTAATTAATATACACTTGAATAGGCCTAGGTTGTACCGGTAATCACTTCAGTTACCAGTAGATTTAATGAACAATATTAAATTGATGTAGAATATGTTCAATCAATTTAATTTAAGGCAATTTGCTGAACATCAAAGATGCTTACTCCCACCCAATGTTCTACAGAGGCATAGATGATTCTACAGGATTTAGAACAAGGTAATACCTTGCCCACTATTTTGTATTAAAGCCCCTTCTAAGAGGCCTTTCTATAGGTATGCAGTGTAAATTTGATGCATAATTCCTGCATAAACATGTTCcttatttttcagaaatatacTATGCTTTCCAATAAAGAATGAAAAAGGTAAGCAAAATAAAGATAAAGTTAACTATATACATTGAAATGAATTTAGATATGCTGAATGATACATTTATCAAGTGTAATGCTATGATTTTAGTAGGAATTTTATTTGTGAATATGACAGTAATTTGGGGTGGGATCGTATCTTTACTATACATTTGATTTGGGTGTGACCTCTTTATTTGTTGTGCAGGGGATGTCCTTGGTGTGGCCCAGCTCTGTAACAAGAAAACAGGACAGCACTTCACTGCGTTTGATGAGGATCTAGCCTCGGCATTTGCTGTATACTGCTGTATAAGTATTAGCCATGTATGTCCGCtgttttatattgatttatttacttGTGGAACTAACTGAAGAATTGATCTATagcaatatttaaaacatatgtatTAAGTTTACAGTTCTTGTAAAGACCACAAGATAATTATATCATTGATTAGTACATGAAATAATATGATTTGAAGTATGATTGAAGAATAAAATGAAAGGGGCACTACGGCTCAAAATTACTTGAATTAATTTGTAttatgtttatgtatgtctataAAAGGATAAAAACAATGTTATCACATAAGGTTTGGAACTTTGATAAGCATTTAATAATTCCTTGCTATTAAATAAAGAACTCCTGAGATttttgtgcatatatatattttcaagttAACTTGGTTAGTAAGTTCACATTCGCATCACATGTCTTTTATATACATTCAATCAGAAAAATGTTGAAGATGaagtatttattttacattgaatTAATTACGTATTCATCCTATTGAGCTTAGAAAATTGGAAAAGGTGGGcgattattttgttttgttacatTTTGAGTGAAACtttgagaaatgttttaaatgagTGGTTATACTTTCCTGTACGATGATAAAATCCACTTAGGTCTTGgttattgatttatttcaaattgtcAAAACAGTATTGTAAATACACAAAGATATAGTAGCTATTGCTAGTTTAAGGTAAGTCGAGTGTACTTTATTtaggggggaggggaggggctGTTAATTTTTGAGAGTTAAAAAAAGTCCATGGGGCACTTATAGGATGAATATGGTATGTGAAGTAAACAACAAACAATGAGAATAACTATCAAAACAGATGTAGCATTTCATAACTACCAGATTTTCCGGAAGTTATTTTTCATCTGACAGTTGAAACTGGAAAACAGTCTGCCACTTTAGAAAATGATACGTCATCTGCACATGcccacactttttttttttttttttttttttattacgaaGTTTAATATTCTTTCAATAATGCAATGATACAGGAATGTtctgtttacaaatatttttggcAAAATGTTCCGTAGTGTCGCCTTAAATAAACTTTTGCATTGTtaatattttagaattttttataggtcatctgagtcacTCGTAAACTTTAGAACTTTTGCTCAGACACTACTTGGCAAATTTTCACCAAAATTGATGTGTAGCATCTTTACATGGGTGCTTAAtgttataaaaaattatatatattgaaaatttcataccTATGCTGTATACTctgtgattttattttatttatttaaaaaattttgtgtgtgtttttagGGATAGGAGAATGAAATTTGTTGATTTTGTGTTCATTAATTGTCACCTTTTGGCCCAAGGAATGAGGCCAACATTAAAAATGTTGATGGaatctgttttaaatgtaaacatgtataaaacaaaCTATTGAAATATGGAGGGCTCAGCCAAAGTTGTGATATTCATGGCTCCAGAATTAGGGATTCAATCCCTAGCATGGGGTTACATATAGATAGGTGATAAAGAGGAAAGGCTTTTAcagtaaatattttttctttactCCTGAACATGCTGAAGACAAACTTtttgcatacatgtagttataatgaGCATGGATATCTCTACCGGAAAATCTACCAAGTTCCCTGAATTGGCTTCAGCCACTAGGATGTTGCTGAATAAATAggccatataatgaaaatgtatttaatCTCTAAAAGCTTGTCTTCAAGATGAGCAGACCAGACATTGCATCTTAGACCTAGATCAAGGTCATATTGTCAAGTTTATGGTAACCATTGACATAGAACTAAAGATAACTGTTCGGGTTACTTCTTTGTGATGGAGAGACATGAGActgtttatattttgtacaaaacTATCATTTGCAGTGGCTTAATGGTTAGAGCATATGCTTTCTGACTAGGAGCTTGTAAGTTCAAACCTCATtatgtcaaacctaagatgtaaaatATAAAGATAGGTAATTACGGTAATGTTCCTTTGCCAAACttttggcatttagaagtgagagccGCGGATCTTTCAAATAGGGCcttaaaaaccgaggtcctgtgtcgttGCTGAAACAGTATAGTACCCTCATTTGCTATGATCTGGAATACCATGCATAAGGccaaaaaatttaattacttgGTTATTATTTCCTTCATTGATTTTCCAACACTTAATGAAATCTGCATATCACCAAACTTCTCAGGAAACATCCAACTAGTTCCTAGGTAGAGGGAACCATCTCTTATGGAATTATATAGTTCTAGCATGGAACATGCATCTGAAAATCCACCAACTATATGCCACGGAAGTATAATGATTGATCCTTTTTGGATCTGCACCGAAATCAATGCCATTGCGCCAAAACTTACCAGCCAAAACTATCCTGTTGCATGTAACTCAGCAGCCATTTGCAACTAGGCCACATGTCTTTATCATCCAGACGTTTGTCAAACATTTTACTGACAGGAGTATCTAAAATGCGGCAGGGGTTTCCGTGGGTTTTTTTAGCACCCTATGAGTGCATGAGAGAAAgtttgttttattcatttaatgataaaaatgggTAATGTGCAGATTAATTAAAAGAGATTCGGGCGGGCCTGAGAACCAAAtaagtaattaattttttttaggcctaagtctaaatttgtggcagttcacctacagctggtgatgtttCAGTATGTGTAAAAATCCTCgaagggacataaaacaacaaacaaaacttaTAACCAAATATGATAAGGCTTGGAGTACTGGTTAAGAAAAGATTATTTGTCCTTACCCATAACTTCACAACTAATAGACATTAGAAAGtcaaattttctttaattgaaACTTTTTTTAAGACCAGACAGTCAGTCAAGCATTTGAACCAAGGAAATCTGGCCAAGATTAAGGTCACAAATACAAATAGTAGAAATATGATTCCAAGTCATAATTTTGTAATGGAGAAACATAAGAAGTACTTAATTATTATGACTATTGAtcaccaaccaaccaaccaaaataaaaacagctGACAACACCTGGTTATCAAAGCATGAGAGATGCAGTCAATGCACCTTGAACATGCTACATTTCTAATGTTATTTTTACTGTGTATTACTTTAGTACTCGGGTGACTGTTAAGGTCATGTGTTTATGAAGTTTAATTCACATGTCTTGATGAGTATTGTTTGCATGCAGATCTAAAGggtatgtttgtattttttctaatacatgtgtattttcattttccCTGCAGAACTAACAAGATTTGCAGATGATTTATGAAGTTTTAATCATTTTGGCCAGACTTTCCTCATTCCTGCATTTATTAAATTTGCCAAGAAACAATAGGCTGTGCTTTCATGTTATTAACAAAAGTTATTGCTAATATTTTCCATTATATTACATCCAACGTAAGTTAGCATTGAAACCTGGCAATAAAGTTAGATGCAATTAGTGAAGATTGCTCTTTTGAAAGTAAGCTTGTATGACAATATGTAGAGTTTGTCATAAATGTAGCTTTCTGGCATTCCATGTTTTTAGGATCACAGTAAAATATTAACAATTTACTTCTCCAGGTCTTTTCCAGTACCAGCAGCTGCTAGTTAAAGCTTTCAGTAACTTTACTTTTTCAAACTAAATTCCAGTCGCTGATGTACCAGAATGTTTTAGCTGCACAGTATCGTAACAGTTTAGCCAATGAATTAATGATGTACCACATGAAGGTAACTGGGTAGATTGCAGTGTTGTTTCGGTATTGTTGTAGCACTAAAACAATGTAGTCTCCAGTATTTAGTTTTTTTACAACAcatcttttgttttattttccagCTGTTTTTGCTTTAGCTTTTCTGTTAACATGTGGTAGCTCATACTTTCTCCAGGTAGCTCTTTACTGACATTTTTTTTCAGGCGTGATTGCAGTATTAAATTTTTGGAAAGAGTGCTATTTTAGGAAATAGCATTTAGGTGCTAGTGTAAGTGGTTAAAACACCCAGAGACTGGTTTGTACAATGATGGGGATGACTTTTCCTTTTGCAGTGTCTTATGTACAAGAAGCTTCAAGATTCACAACACAGAAATAGATTAGCAAATGAactaatgatatttcatatgcagGTTGGTCTtcctttttctaaaaataaatatagcaAGGTAAAAATAACAGTTTGAAGAATGTTGGTCAGTATTTCAGATTATTTTGTAATGAATGTAGCATGGCCTGAGTTCATTGATGTATTCTTACCCAAGCCTCCTCTTTGAATTCTTTGTGatgtttccaatttttcataaatattgaGTTGAAgttcttttgattttgatggACATGGAATGTTTTTCTATCTTCTTTAAGTTTGATAAGAATGCACTTTCGGTGTGCACACGAGGTCAATTTTAGAGCATTTTTTCACAGCATGTATCAATTGGAATTAACACACACAATGTGCAAATGTAagaagtaatacatgtatcttattttaaaggacatatattttcattactctATATATAGCATTTCCACTGCAAAATATAACCCAGAAAGTACAATATCCTGTCAAACATTATTTgattaaattcaaataatcattaaTTAATCAATATTTGGGGGAAAACCATGGATTTATTCTGAGATTTagcattacatatatttttagaTACATTACAAGTGggtttattttaaatttttttaacgTAATGAAGTGCTTTGAACTAAGACAGTGCAGAATGTGCAGACAAATTATTTATTTCGTATCATTCGCTAACAcataaacacatataaaacacaACATTTTCTAACTACCATCGTCATACAAATTCTTTGAATATGCATACATCAAGTACATTGATCAAATTATCTTTCTGAAAGAAAATGTTCAGTCTGCTATCAAGCTACACCCTATGTACAAAAATTATCATATGTATTTTGAATACTGTGAAGTATCATGTATTGTGCAGACCCACCCTCACCCCTATTCATCCccactttcaaaaaaaaaaatccaggaaaaactttagtcatatattttgtgcAACCAAGAAATGGTAAAATTCTTAATCAAGATCACAATTCCCAAGGATTATGGTGACAGAAATAACAACATGGCACACActcattttgtaataaaatattaagGTAATCAGATTTGTTATTTCTGTAAAT is part of the Ostrea edulis chromosome 2, xbOstEdul1.1, whole genome shotgun sequence genome and harbors:
- the LOC125681821 gene encoding cGMP-dependent 3',5'-cyclic phosphodiesterase-like isoform X2, whose amino-acid sequence is MGIVLSHTIVSLFLHYRNRDRYDQGTTDQNSVPERIVDQEALSPLDNVAGMRDLYCTIREVLNDLLHRKVNSIVYIVEEKSGKLYADAEKKHAAPSSGIVRETMETQQFHVQSNDVAEDPVVAVLKAQCKLSTDWSPKTVYCLPVTDEENQKILALLVIEDNETVEINKITSLKHKIVGCYRRLCKCHQDSSSNYAPSNTPNAMTADGNGDKDAILRLCGDLYDQDASRLQLKVIRFLEEQTSAECAFLLLVVPETQDLFCQVIGGLVLEEEVKFPGQNSVFSLPLESKKPMKLEDVPLDKRKDIENLVGVKLKSMLCVPVSSRNNEGLIALACVVNKKEAENFTNDDLQAILQCFQYTSTVLTSTLAFQNERKLKLHTQAMLQVARNLFTHLGEFTVRHSEELASFNYLAYFLEKYKEQVSIPNKVKGQSKHKNSNGSAKACKSLPLADHRKIHVNTCKSSLNPMSGSLTYFASQFITAPREIVGSPNSERSLSVSYQKSNAKRRYFSSVYTEKEDFDLCARNEEFSQSLKNRMENSQLHSDCIDSGEKEISENEKNHYEDNGEVIQSDFRGSLNGVCNSSSFTKTGRTAKCKKGSNENDSFIDNEFIQPKVDFSIIPLQQELTFKDPELFEQRKKNDQKEGRNEVEIMDRIQEPVKKLSPKTDYIAAGNDSLLNTVKHTSTVSASNAMSESKTFTAEGEQCRVCVEIDDFKTCGELQPNEEAQLATSGSRSEMDESFTEESLLVKSSCKSGNTGSGLSSAFQSEVLKLENKFERHEISISDQVSYKEAVTKLGGDSECSDSCLPAVSRLHIAVTKDDDFKEGNEMRQSGSTDKGSIFMNTTTLNVPPEEMSQKSFHTAEDDAMDNTSVGSQGDLEQEFDMDEKDEKSEVFYDTLTDRSIFSSSSEQGMCRSIKESTLELKWREVKLSHSEPAISNVKNALTDSQSQFKDSKHCLNYAFIEDVEPFIDPLIISSNNQDSVVRDVGLICSRSSIPGTDIKIIVEDTTSCETNSFSHQRVPNISTYSSADKCSERSSGCSSDKHDKDLEYIKHLQPPATDVCIITKYDLTKLLREIMQEARNLTQAERCSVFLIDKETKELVAEVFDGISTNSKEEHNEIRMPITQGIAGHVATTGNLLNIKDAYSHPMFYRGIDDSTGFRTRNILCFPIKNEKGDVLGVAQLCNKKTGQHFTAFDEDLASAFAVYCCISISHCLMYKKLQDSQHRNRLANELMIFHMQISPDDVEKLLLNDIPSVAIWGVEFDKFSFPPREIPDLETPMCVLAMFEDLGFTSRWRIRKDTLVRFVLMVKKGYRNPPYHNWTHAFAVAHFCYLCITNLKLHQCLDDIELFALFVSCLCHDLDHRGTNNQYQVASKSVLAALYSSEGSVMERHHFAQTMCIVNTEGCNIFENLSSKDYTTVLDLVRDIILATDLAHHLKIMNSLKEMAKDGYDSKNERHHSLLLCLLMTASDLSDQTKPWDNTKHVAALIYREFFSQGDMEKSLGQKPSEMMDRERARIPDLQIGFLDHIALPVYKVLGDLFPAAGIVRDIVVDNRRHWEKICALIKIRRGGSCEQMSYDQILAMEEEEANAEIENYNLQNQKQNGR
- the LOC125681821 gene encoding cGMP-dependent 3',5'-cyclic phosphodiesterase-like isoform X1, whose product is MGIVLSHTIVSLFLHYRNRDRYDQGTTDQNSVPERIVDQEALSPLDNVAGMRDLYCTIREVLNDLLHRKVNSIVYIVEEKSGKLYADAEKKHAAPSSGIVRETMETQQFHVQSNDVAEDPVVAVLKAQCKLSTDWSPKTVYCLPVTDEENQKILALLVIEDNETVEINKITSLKHKIVGCYRRLCKCHQDSSSNYAPSNTPNAMTADGNGDKDAILRLCGDLYDQDASRLQLKVIRFLEEQTSAECAFLLLVVPETQDLFCQVIGGLVLEEEVKFPGQNSVFSLPLESKKPMKLEDVPLDKRKDIENLVGVKLKSMLCVPVSSRNNEGLIALACVVNKKEAENFTNDDLQAILQCFQYTSTVLTSTLAFQNERKLKLHTQAMLQVARNLFTHLGEFTVRHSEELASFNYLAYFLEKYKEQVSIPNKVKGQSKHKNSNGSAKACKSLPLADHRKIHVNTCKSSLNPMSGSLTYFASQFITAPREIVGSPNSERSLSVSYQKSNAKRRYFSSVYTEKEDFDLCARNEEFSQSLKNRMENSQLHSDCIDSGEKEISENEKNHYEDNGEVIQSDFRGSLNGVCNSSSFTKTGRTAKCKKGSNENDSFIDNEFIQPKVDFSIIPLQQELTFKDPELFEQRKKNDQKEGRNEVEIMDRIQEPVKKLSPKTDYIAAGNDSLLNTVKHTSTVSASNAMSESKTFTAEGEQCRVCVEIDDFKTCGELQPNEEAQLATSGSRSEMDESFTEESLLVKSSCKSGNTGSGLSSAFQSEVLKLENKFERHEISISDQVSYKEAVTKLGGDSECSDSCLPAVSRLHIAVTKDDDFKEGNEMRQSGSTDKGSIFMNTTTLNVPPEEMSQKSFHTAEDDAMDNTSVGSQGDLEQEFDMDEKDEKSEVFYDTLTDRSIFSSSSEQGMCRSIKESTLELKWREVKLSHSEPAISNVKNALTDSQSQFKDSKHCLNYAFIEDVEPFIDPLIISSNNQDSVVRDVGLICSRSSIPGTDIKIIVEDTTSCETNSFSHQRVPNISTYSSADKCSERSSGCSSDKHDKDLEYIKHLQPPATDVCIITKYDLTKLLREIMQEARNLTQAERCSVFLIDKETKELVAEVFDGISTNSKEEHNEIRMPITQGIAGHVATTGNLLNIKDAYSHPMFYRGIDDSTGFRTRNILCFPIKNEKGDVLGVAQLCNKKTGQHFTAFDEDLASAFAVYCCISISHSLMYQNVLAAQYRNSLANELMMYHMKISPDDVEKLLLNDIPSVAIWGVEFDKFSFPPREIPDLETPMCVLAMFEDLGFTSRWRIRKDTLVRFVLMVKKGYRNPPYHNWTHAFAVAHFCYLCITNLKLHQCLDDIELFALFVSCLCHDLDHRGTNNQYQVASKSVLAALYSSEGSVMERHHFAQTMCIVNTEGCNIFENLSSKDYTTVLDLVRDIILATDLAHHLKIMNSLKEMAKDGYDSKNERHHSLLLCLLMTASDLSDQTKPWDNTKHVAALIYREFFSQGDMEKSLGQKPSEMMDRERARIPDLQIGFLDHIALPVYKVLGDLFPAAGIVRDIVVDNRRHWEKICALIKIRRGGSCEQMSYDQILAMEEEEANAEIENYNLQNQKQNGR
- the LOC125681821 gene encoding cGMP-dependent 3',5'-cyclic phosphodiesterase-like isoform X3, with the protein product MGIVLSHTIVSLFLHYRNRDRYDQGTTDQNSVPERIVDQEALSPLDNVAGMRDLYCTIREVLNDLLHRKVNSIVYIVEEKSGKLYADAEKKHAAPSSGIVRETMETQQFHVQSNDVAEDPVVAVLKAQCKLSTDWSPKTVYCLPVTDEENQKILALLVIEDNETVEINKITSLKHKIVGCYRRLCKCHQDSSSNYAPSNTPNAMTADGNGDKDAILRLCGDLYDQDASRLQLKVIRFLEEQTSAECAFLLLVVPETQDLFCQVIGGLVLEEEVKFPGQNSVFSLPLESKKPMKLEDVPLDKRKDIENLVGVKLKSMLCVPVSSRNNEGLIALACVVNKKEAENFTNDDLQAILQCFQYTSTVLTSTLAFQNERKLKLHTQAMLQVARNLFTHLGEFTVRHSEELASFNYLAYFLEKYKEQVSIPNKVKGQSKHKNSNGSAKACKSLPLADHRKIHVNTCKSSLNPMSGSLTYFASQFITAPREIVGSPNSERSLSVSYQKSNAKRRYFSSVYTEKEDFDLCARNEEFSQSLKNRMENSQLHSDCIDSGEKEISENEKNHYEDNGEVIQSDFRGSLNGVCNSSSFTKTGRTAKCKKGSNENDSFIDNEFIQPKVDFSIIPLQQELTFKDPELFEQRKKNDQKEGRNEVEIMDRIQEPVKKLSPKTDYIAAGNDSLLNTVKHTSTVSASNAMSESKTFTAEGEQCRVCVEIDDFKTCGELQPNEEAQLATSGSRSEMDESFTEESLLVKSSCKSGNTGSGLSSAFQSEVLKLENKFERHEISISDQVSYKEAVTKLGGDSECSDSCLPAVSRLHIAVTKDDDFKEGNEMRQSGSTDKGSIFMNTTTLNVPPEEMSQKSFHTAEDDAMDNTSVGSQGDLEQEFDMDEKDEKSEVFYDTLTDRSIFSSSSEQGMCRSIKESTLELKWREVKLSHSEPAISNVKNALTDSQSQFKDSKHCLNYAFIEDVEPFIDPLIISSNNQDSVVRDVGLICSRSSIPGTDIKIIVEDTTSCETNSFSHQRVPNISTYSSADKCSERSSGCSSDKHDKDLEYIKHLQPPATDVCIITKYDLTKLLREIMQEARNLTQAERCSVFLIDKETKELVAEVFDGISTNSKEEHNEIRMPITQGIAGHVATTGNLLNIKDAYSHPMFYRGIDDSTGFRTRNILCFPIKNEKGDVLGVAQLCNKKTGQHFTAFDEDLASAFAVYCCISISHCLMYKKLQDSQHRNRLANELMIFHMQISPDDVEKLLLNDIPSVAIWGVEFDKFSFPPREIPDLETPMCVLAMFEDLGFTSRWRIRKDTLVRFVLMVKKGYRNPPYHNWTHAFAVAHFCYLCITNLKLHQCLDDMELLALFVSSLGHDLDHRGTNNQYQMSSKSVLAALYSSEGSVMERHHFAQTMCIVNTEGCNIFENLSSKDYTTVLDLVRDIILATDLAHHLKIMNSLKEMAKDGYDSKNERHHSLLLCLLMTASDLSDQTKPWDNTKHVAALIYREFFSQGDMEKSLGQKPSEMMDRERARIPDLQIGFLDHIALPVYKVLGDLFPAAGIVRDIVVDNRRHWEKICALIKIRRGGSCEQMSYDQILAMEEEEANAEIENYNLQNQKQNGR